The Deltaproteobacteria bacterium nucleotide sequence GGTGACGTAGCCGTTCACCACCATCTGCGGGTCGTCGGGCAGGTCGTCCACCGAGTTGACGATCGAGAAGATGAAGTCGCCCCCCTCGGCAAGACGGCGGACCCACTCGGCGCGCGGCCGGCGGGCGAAGACCTCGTCGAGGAGCACGATGCAGTCGGTGCAGTTCATCATGCGGTCGAGCATCGTCCGGAAGCGGGGGTCGGTCGCGGCCTCGGGGATCTCGAGCGCCGCGCAGAACTGCGCCCAGTAGCGATCGGGCTGCAGCATGCTGAGGGCGATCCACTGGCTGTCGGCGCAGCGATAGTGGTTCCAGAGCGGGTTGATGGCAGAGCGCCGCGGCTGGCGGGGGAGAGCGCGCCCCAGCATGAGCCGGGCGGAAAGGCCGAGACCCTGGAGCCAGGCCATCGACCCGAGGTGGGAGGCGTCCACCTCCTGGCCGGCGCCCGTGCGCTCGCGCGCG carries:
- a CDS encoding CoA transferase is translated as ARERTGAGQEVDASHLGSMAWLQGLGLSARLMLGRALPRQPRRSAINPLWNHYRCADSQWIALSMLQPDRYWAQFCAALEIPEAATDPRFRTMLDRMMNCTDCIVLLDEVFARRPRAEWVRRLAEGGDFIFSIVNSVDDLPDDPQMVVNGYVTSFDHPTFGPTRMMGIPLRMSATPGEIRLPAPELGQ